The following is a genomic window from Sporosarcina jeotgali.
TGGTTTAACCAAAACGCGCGACTCTTTTACATCCAAAGTGAATGATCTGGTCGCTCGTTTCCGTGAGATTGACGAGGAATTTTTCGAGGAATTGGAAGAGGTTCTGCTGCAGGCCGATGTTGGTTTTGAAACAGTGATGGAATTAATCGACCTGTTAAAAGTCGAAGTGCAGCGCAAAAATATTAAAAACACTGCGGGGATTCAAACGGTTATTTCTGAAAAACTTGTTGAAATCTATAATTCTCAAGGCGAAAGTGACAACAGTTTGAATATCCAAGAAGATGGAATTACAGTCCTTCTCATGGTTGGCGTGAACGGTGTAGGAAAAACAACGACGATTGGTAAACTGGCTTCCCGACTGAAAGCTGAAGGAAAGACAGTCATGCTTGCGGCAGGTGACACATTCCGTGCCGGTGCAATTGAGCAGCTAGTTGTCTGGGGCGAACGTGCGGGAGTTGAAGTGATCCGGCAGTCTGAAGGATCTGATCCTGCTGCAGTGATGTTCGATGCCGTGAATGCTGCGAAAAAACGCAATGTGGACGTATTGATTTGCGATACAGCAGGACGGTTGCAGAACAAAGTGAATTTGATGAATGAGCTGCAAAAAGTGCATCGCGTCATTGGACGTGAAATTCCGGGTGCTCCTCATGAGGTGCTGCTCGCGCTAGATGCAACAACAGGGCAAAACGCATTAATCCAGGCAGAAACGTTTAAAGAAGCGACTGATGTAACAGGAATTGTCCTAACAAAGCTGGACGGGACTGCGAAAGGCGGAATTGTTCTGGCAATCCGTAACAAGTTGAGTATTCCGGTGAAGTTTGTAGGGCTGGGTGAAGGTATCGATGATTTGCAGCCATTCGATCCTGAGAAGTATGTATACGGTCTTTTTGCTGATGGACTGGAATTAGAGGCCAGCCAGGAAGCCAAAGAGGATTAAGACAAGTAAAATACCTTGACGGACTATGGGGCAACAGCTACTATTAAGAGAAGGTCTGAGGAGGAATTGTGCATGCTAGAGAAAACGACACGTGTTAACTTCCTCTTTGATTTTTATCAATCGTTATTGACGGATAAGCAGCGGATTTATATGGAACTGTATTACCTTGATGATTTGTCGTTAGGCGAAATTGCAGAGGAATACGAAGTGTCCAGGCAAGCTGTATATGATAATGTCCGCAGAACAGAAGCGATGCTCGAAGACTATGAAGCAAAACTATCGTTGTTTAATAAGTTTCAAGAACGCTCAGAGTTAATCAGGCAGATCGAACAGCGGCTTTCAGCTGAAAAAGCGCTGACTGATGAAATCCAAAAGTTATTACAACAAATTAAAGAACACGACTAAGGAGGCTCTATGCATGGCTTTTGAAGGATTAGCGCAGCGCCTGCAAGGGACGCTTCAGAAAATCACAGGCAAGGGTAAAATTAGTGAAGCTGATGTAAAAGAAATGATGAGAGAAGTCCGCTTTGCGTTAATTGAAGCGGATGTCAATTTGAAAGTCGTTAAAGAGTTTGTGAAGACGGTCAGCGAACGTTCGGTTGGTCAAGACGTCATGAAGAGTCTGACGCCGGGCCAGCAAGTCGTGAAAATTGTGAAAGACGAACTCACAAAGTTGATGGGAGAAGAGCAATCGGGAATTCAGTTTGCTCGGAAATCACCAACTGTCATTATGATGGTCGGTTTACAAGGTGCTGGTAAAACAACGACCTCAGGTAAACTCGCTAATTCTTTGCGTAAGCGAAACAATAAGCAGCCATTGCTTGTGGCAGCAGACGTTTATCGGCCAGCAGCAATCCAGCAGCTGGAAACTATAGGGAAGCAATTGACGATTCCTGTATTTTCGATGGGAACTGATATCTCACCTGTTGAAATCGTTCGCCAAGCACTCAAAAAAGCAGATGAAGATCACAATGACGTTGTCATCATTGACACGGCGGGTCGACTGCATATTGATGAAACCCTCATGCAGGAGTTAAAAGATATCCGCGAGCTTTCATCACCTGATGAAGTATTCCTAGTTGTAGACTCGATGACTGGTCAAGACGCTGTCAATGTAGCGAAAAACTTTGACGATGCAATTGGGATTACGGGTGTCGCTCTTACCAAACTTGATGGTGATACACGCGGCGGTGCGGCGCTTTCGATTCGTTCTGTTACTCAAAAGCCGATTAAATATGTCGGTATGGGTGAAAAAATGGATGCCCTTGAGCCATTCCATCCTGAACGCATGGCTTCCCGAATTCTTGGAATGGGCGATGTCATGTCTCTTATTGAGAAAGCTCAGGAGAATGTCGATGAGGACAAAGCGAAAGAGCTTGAACAAAAGCTTCGCACTTCAACCTTTACTTTGGACGATTTCCTTGATCAGCTGCAACAGGTGAAACAGATGGGGCCGCTTGATGAGATTTTGAAAATGATGCCAGGCTTCAATAAAATTAAAGGTCTGGATAATGCCAAAGTGGATGAAAGTCAAATGGGGAAAGTGGAGGCAGTCATCTATTCGATGACAACTCAAGAACGTACGACCCCTGAGATGATCAATGCGAGCCGTAAAAAGAGAATTGCAAAAGGATCAGGGACTTCCATCCAAGAAGTTAACCGATTGCTGAAGCAATTTGAAGAGATGAAAAAAATGGTCAAACAGATGACCGGAGCACAGCAACGCGGTAAAAAGAAGATGAAAATGCCAGGAATGGATGCCTTTTTTAAGTAATTCATCCAAAAAAACAAGGTGTTAAGAAAAAACACTTTACAAACATCAAAAAGCTTGATAATATACTATCTTGTGTGAAACTATTCGGAGGTGCAACTAAAAATGTCAGTAAAAATTCGTCTTAAACGTATGGGTGCAAAGAAATCACCTTTCTATCGTATCGTAGTAGCAGATTCACGGGCTCCTCGTGATGGCCGTCAAATCGAAACAGTTGGAACTTACAACCCGCTTACAAAGCCGGCTGAAGTGAAAATTGACGAAGCAAAAGTTTTGGATTGGATGCAGAAAGGCGCTAAGCCATCTGATACAGTTCGTAACTTGTTCTCAGAACAAGGCATCATGGAGAAATTCCATAACGTAAAACTTAGCAAGTAATCAGGAGGTGCGCTCATGGAGCAGCTGATTAAGACAATCGTAAAACCGTTAGTCGATTATCCCGAAGCGATTCACGTCGAACAGGATGAACAAACGAATCGGGTTGCCTACAAACTTTCTGTCCACCCTGAAGATATGGGGAAGATTATTGGAAAGCAAGGACGTGTCGCAAGTGCGATACGGACAATTGTTACATCAGCTGCAGGCAGCTACCGAGGTAAACGAGTTTACCTGGATATCGTTGACTAACACTGCGTAAAGGGAGGAGCCTCGGTTCCTCTCTTTTTCTATATCAATGAATTTTTCAACTTCATATAAACGAACAAAGGAAGTGAATGGATCATGCAATGGTTTAACGTCGGACAACTCGTGAATACACATGGAGTACAAGGTGAAGTGCGTGTCACACCTCGGACAGACTTCCCGGAAGAACGGTTTGCAGTCGGCAGTGAGCTATCTCTGTTCATGCCAAACGAGACTGCACCCATCAAGCTTAAAATCTCCGGGTCGCGCATTCACAAAAATTTCTACTTGCTCACTTTTGAAAACCATTTCAATCTCAGTCACGTAGAAAAATACAAAACAGGGATGCTGAAAATATCAGAGAAGCAACTTAGTGAACTTGGTGAAAACGAATTCTATTATCACGAAATCAAAGGATGCGATGTTGTCACTCTCGAAGGGGACTCAATCGGCAAGGTTACAGATATATTAGAAACCGGCGCAAATGATGTGTGGACTGTTACACCTGCGCAAGGTAAACCACACTACATTCCTTATATTGAAGATATCGTCAAAGAGATCGATATCGAAAATAAGAAAATTACGATTGAGGTCATGGAAGGGCTTCTTTCATGATGAATATCAGTATTCTTTCGTTATTTCCTGAAATGTTCGAAGGGGTCCTTCATACTTCGATTTTGAAGAAAGCGCAAGAGAATAAAGCTGTTTCATTTTCGGTGACTGATTTTAGAAACTACTCCGAGAACAAACATCATAAAGTCGATGATTACCCGTATGGCGGAGGTGCTGGCATGGTATTAAAGCCAGAACCGCTCTTCAATGCTGTAGAAGCGGTCACAGAGGGTGCTGTTAAGCCGCCGCGAGTCATTTTGATGTGCCCCCAGGGAGAACGTTTCACCCAGGCTAAAGCAGAGGAGCTGGCGTCAGAAGAGAATCTGGTTTTCATATGCGGACATTATGAAGGATATGATGAGCGGATTCGCGAACATCTCGTTACAGATGAACTCTCAATCGGAGACTTTGTATTGACTGGCGGCGAGATTGCATCGATGGCGATTATTGATAGCGTTGTTCGTCTGCTGCCCGGAGTGCTTGGCAATAACGCTTCATCTGTTGAAGATTCCTTTTCAACAGGATTGCTTGAGCACCCGCACTATACCCGTCCCGCGACATATAAAGGTTTTTCTGTGCCAGATGTATTACTGTCCGGCAATCACGGTGAAATCGACAAGTGGCGTATGGAACAATCCCTGAGACGGACACTTGAACGCCGCCCGGATCTATTAGATAAAATTTCGTTAACTCCTGAGCAGGATAAGATGTTGAAGAAACTAAAATCTAACCGATGAGTGTTGCATACACTATGTGTTTGTGCTAATATGATATACGTGCTTCTATGTAAGCACATACTTAACTGATGTTCCGCTGCGATTACATATCGCATGAGCCTCTAAGGATAGGAGAGAAAAAATCATGCAACAACTAATTGCAGATATTACAAAAGATCAGCTTAAAAGCGATCTACCGGCATTCCGTCCGGGAGACACAGTGCGTTTGCACGTAAAAATCGTTGAGGGAACGCGCGAGCGTATTCAGCTATTTGAAGGTGTCGTTATCAAGCGTCGTGGAGGCGGAATCAGTGAGTCATTCACAGTTCGCAAAATCTCTAACGGTGTTGGCGTGGAGCGTACATTCCCTGTACACACACCAAAAATCGTAAAATTAGAAGTGACTCGTCGCGGTAAAGTACGTCGTGCGAAGTTGTACTACCTTCGCAACTTGCGCGGAAAAGCTGCACGTATCAAAGAACTTCGATAAGCATAGTAAGATCAGGAGACCGTTTATGCGGCCTCCTTTCTTTTTGCCTCTAAGTCGGATTGAAGGTACAATAGGTTTAATAGACTACAGGGGGCAATGGCATGAACGACAAGAAAAAGAAAAATGAAACCTTTGAATGGGTGAAAGCGCTACTTATTGCATTTGGAATTGCGGCGATCATTCGTGTTTTTCTATTCACGCCGATTGTTGTAGATGGAATTTCCATGATGCCGACTCTTGAAGACGGCGATAAAATGATTGTGAACAAGATCAGTTACTCAATTGGCAAGCCGGATCGTTTCGATA
Proteins encoded in this region:
- a CDS encoding putative DNA-binding protein, whose protein sequence is MLEKTTRVNFLFDFYQSLLTDKQRIYMELYYLDDLSLGEIAEEYEVSRQAVYDNVRRTEAMLEDYEAKLSLFNKFQERSELIRQIEQRLSAEKALTDEIQKLLQQIKEHD
- the rimM gene encoding ribosome maturation factor RimM (Essential for efficient processing of 16S rRNA), with the translated sequence MQWFNVGQLVNTHGVQGEVRVTPRTDFPEERFAVGSELSLFMPNETAPIKLKISGSRIHKNFYLLTFENHFNLSHVEKYKTGMLKISEKQLSELGENEFYYHEIKGCDVVTLEGDSIGKVTDILETGANDVWTVTPAQGKPHYIPYIEDIVKEIDIENKKITIEVMEGLLS
- the ffh gene encoding signal recognition particle protein, whose product is MAFEGLAQRLQGTLQKITGKGKISEADVKEMMREVRFALIEADVNLKVVKEFVKTVSERSVGQDVMKSLTPGQQVVKIVKDELTKLMGEEQSGIQFARKSPTVIMMVGLQGAGKTTTSGKLANSLRKRNNKQPLLVAADVYRPAAIQQLETIGKQLTIPVFSMGTDISPVEIVRQALKKADEDHNDVVIIDTAGRLHIDETLMQELKDIRELSSPDEVFLVVDSMTGQDAVNVAKNFDDAIGITGVALTKLDGDTRGGAALSIRSVTQKPIKYVGMGEKMDALEPFHPERMASRILGMGDVMSLIEKAQENVDEDKAKELEQKLRTSTFTLDDFLDQLQQVKQMGPLDEILKMMPGFNKIKGLDNAKVDESQMGKVEAVIYSMTTQERTTPEMINASRKKRIAKGSGTSIQEVNRLLKQFEEMKKMVKQMTGAQQRGKKKMKMPGMDAFFK
- the rplS gene encoding 50S ribosomal protein L19, translated to MQQLIADITKDQLKSDLPAFRPGDTVRLHVKIVEGTRERIQLFEGVVIKRRGGGISESFTVRKISNGVGVERTFPVHTPKIVKLEVTRRGKVRRAKLYYLRNLRGKAARIKELR
- the ftsY gene encoding signal recognition particle-docking protein FtsY; translation: MSFFKKMKEKITGTNDSVTGKFKDGLTKTRDSFTSKVNDLVARFREIDEEFFEELEEVLLQADVGFETVMELIDLLKVEVQRKNIKNTAGIQTVISEKLVEIYNSQGESDNSLNIQEDGITVLLMVGVNGVGKTTTIGKLASRLKAEGKTVMLAAGDTFRAGAIEQLVVWGERAGVEVIRQSEGSDPAAVMFDAVNAAKKRNVDVLICDTAGRLQNKVNLMNELQKVHRVIGREIPGAPHEVLLALDATTGQNALIQAETFKEATDVTGIVLTKLDGTAKGGIVLAIRNKLSIPVKFVGLGEGIDDLQPFDPEKYVYGLFADGLELEASQEAKED
- the trmD gene encoding tRNA (guanosine(37)-N1)-methyltransferase TrmD; translated protein: MNISILSLFPEMFEGVLHTSILKKAQENKAVSFSVTDFRNYSENKHHKVDDYPYGGGAGMVLKPEPLFNAVEAVTEGAVKPPRVILMCPQGERFTQAKAEELASEENLVFICGHYEGYDERIREHLVTDELSIGDFVLTGGEIASMAIIDSVVRLLPGVLGNNASSVEDSFSTGLLEHPHYTRPATYKGFSVPDVLLSGNHGEIDKWRMEQSLRRTLERRPDLLDKISLTPEQDKMLKKLKSNR
- the rpsP gene encoding 30S ribosomal protein S16, whose translation is MSVKIRLKRMGAKKSPFYRIVVADSRAPRDGRQIETVGTYNPLTKPAEVKIDEAKVLDWMQKGAKPSDTVRNLFSEQGIMEKFHNVKLSK
- a CDS encoding KH domain-containing protein; translation: MEQLIKTIVKPLVDYPEAIHVEQDEQTNRVAYKLSVHPEDMGKIIGKQGRVASAIRTIVTSAAGSYRGKRVYLDIVD